TGCCATCCTACCCGGCCCGGCTGGAAGTTGCTAGGAGGGTGGCGTGAGGCTACTGCTCGATCGGGACCAAACGCTGTCGTTctcaaggccggccggccgcccgggAGATTTCATTTGGTGggagctgacaggtggggcctggTCAATTGCTTGCTTGCTCCGACATATCCTGTATGTACTCACACGATGCATTCTATTTTTTCTCGTTTCCCCATCAAGCGGCTAAAAGATTGTTTGGATGGAAGGGCTAAATTTTAGACTATATCATATCAaagaaaatattaatatttagaACTAttaataaagtctaattacaaagcTAATTGTAGAACATCGGGGCTAAACTGCGACACGAATCTAATAAGGcatattaattcataattagtggatggttaacGCACCATCACTGtaacaaatcatgaattaattatgttcattagattcgtttcatgaattagcactcatctttgtaaaaaattttgttaacaaattttatttgatataaGATTACTTTTAATGTGACAGGGGCTAAAAAGAAGCCCCTGAAAACAAACAGGTTCTAAGGGTGCTACTAGCCTAGCCTAGCTATTACTACGGAGTACATGTATGCTTGTTTACCTTACATCTTGTAGTTTACTAATATTTACTAGGCCAACAACGCGCTTCGCCGCGCCCCGTCTCTATCCCATGCACTCCGCTGATGTAAAAgcagaaaggaaaaagaaaaaaagaaaaaaatctctCTCCCGCACCCCCATCTCGAGCGAGCCTtgctcctccgccgcgtcggctctctccggcggcggagggcggcggccggccggccgtcagCGCAGCCCTCTTCCCTCGccagcctccagctccctccctccttcctcccggcctagagctccctcccttctccctcccgaCCTCGAGCTCCCACCTCCCTCTGCAGCATGGCAATggcagcggccatggcggcgcggaggcccacgcacggcggcggcacgacgaaggcccgcgagcggcggcggtccggtggAGGCCCGCCTCAAGCTTGTCCGCCTCAAGCTCAGCCGCCTCGAGCTCGGTGGATCTGCGGGCACGGCCGGCTCTGCTCCCTCTCTCGCGGCGGAGCTCCTCGCGGCTGAGCCGGGGCTACCACGGCGGAGCTCCTCGGCTGCGCGAAGCGGATCCGggcctccctctcttcctcctctctcacgCCAGCCACCCCGCCCGTGATCTCCCCGTGCCACCACTGGACCAAGCGCCACCGGCCGAATCCAGGCGCGGCTGGCCGGATCCAAGCGCTACCAGTCACCGCGCGTGCTCGGGCGGGGCGTCCTCGAGAGCCGCATCCAGgaaccggcgcctccgcctctGCGTCCTGGAacaggcgccgccgctggccctcCCCACCCGCCTCTCTGCATCGGCCTCGATTCGGTGGGTGTGGccctggcggagagcggcgtgGCCTCTGGCCGACTCGGCGGCGCGCCGGTGCGTCCATtgggcgcctccgcctcctcgtccAAGCGTCGCCACCAAGGCGAAAATGAAAAGGGGCGTGGGGAGAAGCCGCGGCGGCCCGTGACGTTGGGCTAAGCGGACCGACCCTGGCGAGGACCCGCGGCATGGGACGACACCCAATCCAGGAACAGCGTCGGGCGTCTCTCGCCACGCGTCACTCTGTGGAGGCACAGTCGCTGCGAGGGGTTCAACTCCAGGGTGTATAGtctatactataaaggatgAAAGAATTGGATACAATTCTCACcaaaattatcctacccattCCTCTCACAAAACAACTTTTGAAGGCCCACATGTAAGACAATTAGTTTCACAGCGCCGGGGCAAACCGAAAAAATGAAGAGCTGGAGAATGATTCCGCCAAAAGTAAAATTGTTTTGTCACCGCACTCTCCTTTACCCGCTCCGCGTACCCACCCTTGCGATTGCATTACCGGATCCGATCCCTCCCGCAAATCACGCCGCACGCTcatctcttcctccctctcccccatTTCTTTCCTTCTTCGAATCCTCTCTCAGCGATTTATCTCCTCGCACACTCCTTCTCCCGTTGGCCTCCTTTCCTATTCGCTCGATCCACCACAAGAAACCGCATGGACGTGATGGTGAGGGCGAGCCTGGTGAGGAGGCGGGTGACGGCCGCAGGGGGCGGTTTGGGCGTCGCCGGAGGAAAGAGACGTTGTGGCGGTCGGCCGCGGGGCGGTGGGTGCATGGCGGCcacccccttctccttccttccccCTCGATGTGTGCCCCCCTGATCCGCAGCCCCTAcatgccgccacctcctccttccctccaagATGTGCGCCCGACCTAGGTGGGCGAGGAGTTGGAGGGCATGTAGGCGACACGTGCGACGACCTCGCGGAGCCAGGGCCAGCGGATCCAACTGTTGCGGAGGAAGGGATGGAACCGCCACGGCAGCTGGAGGTCGGGACAGCCGATCCCCACCCTTGACGGCCCTGCCGCCGCATCGGGGATGCTCAAGGTCGGCCCCCGCAGTCGCTCCTGTCCCTGACTTGCCCGACGGTTCCTTGGCGACACTCTTCCCAGGCACCAAACTGCCCAACCATCACTACTCCGGCCTCCCTGGCATGCCTCCGCCCTCCTCGTTGGcgtcgcgggggggggggggggggcacagtCCAGCGAGGATGCGGGCGCCGCCCCCGCTACACGGCTGCCTTTCACTCTGCCATCCCCAGGTCTGCTCCGTTCAAATCCACAGATTTTTCCAATTTACATCTCATTCATCCCATGCACACCAGGTGCTTGTATTATTGTCGAAACCGTCTCTCTAGATTTTGACCAATCTTGCCTTCAAGCATTTGCTAGCATTATCTTGTGTGCCAAGTCAATGACATGATTGGTGTTCCCTACTCCACAAAATAACTCGAGAAATATTCTTTAGCATTTTCCGCTGGAAAGGAGCGGGCGGTTAATGATTGTTATTTGCCAGGCGAGCCGTCTCAAGCTGTTGTTGTGCGCTGTGCTGCCATTGAGTCGCCATATCCAGCAGTGAAGGGGAGGTCTGCCTCAAAGCTTCCAGTGTTTGCGCCTGGGCGGGTGGCGCTTCCTAATGCCACCCCGAATTTAAACATTTGGATGGACTTTTGGAGCGCTTCTCCTGCAGTGCAGGAGGAAGCGAGTCGTGGGTTGGCACTGGCCCGGCGTGATAGTGTTACTCAGCTGGTATGATTGGACACGTCCTGAAACTGATTATATCGTGTGCACAATTGCTATAGACTGTCTCTTGATTCGGTGGTTTTGTTAGCTTATGCAAAGTTACAGCTTATAATTGAGTCTTATTCAGACCTATTTATTTGATTAAATATTCATATTTCTTCAGGTTGAACGAGAATTGAAGAGGGAGAGGCAAAAACAGTCTAACAGGGAGTCTGCGAGGAGATCAAGGTTACGCAAGCAGGTAGTATAGATTTTTCAGCTCACTATTGTTAACGCGATCAGTGTCACATGGACTCTTTATTTTTGGATAGGTGGTGTATTTGAGACAAAGTTCATctgatttattttttattttgctagAGATGTTCATTGACATGACATACAAGAGGAAAGCAAATATTATTATGCTTTAAGTTAGTATATGGTATGCACACTGATATCAACTTTTTGGTTTCTTTTTTATTCTCTTGTAAGACTACAATGAAGAAGAGTGGACATATATGATGTATATGTCAGCACAGGAAGAGGAAGACAGAGTAGTGAAGTGAGCCTTCATATTCTTGTGACAATGCTTCACAAGTTAGCACCTGCAGTGAAATCAATGAATCTTTTTCCTTGTGACAGCTTATTTATTTTGTTCTCCCATTTTCCTTGTGTAGAATTTTAGAGAGTGGTAAAGGAACTGACCAATACAGTAAGAGTTCCAGCAATACTGTCTCAATAGATGAACTAGACAAACTATTCTACAATagttgttgatgatgttgttTGAAAAATGAGCTCAACAGCTATATATATGTACAATTGCTGCTCTAAATTATTTTGCTATAACTGAAAAGTGAAACCTAATTTAAGGATATTTGCTTTGCCTGATAGAGAAGTATTTGATAGGATGTCTGCTTTTCCTGTTACATGAGTCTTGGAATAATTTTTCTTCCTATGTAGTAGTTTTGCATACATCAAGCAGAATATACAAGTGCCCGTGCATTGTCCGATTGCAGTATTGAGTTACATGTTAGATATGGTCCTCATATTCCTAAAATCGTAACATCTGCATTTCCATTTTAGATCCTTTGCTGGAAATGATTATAATCATTGGCTTACTGAATATGAGAAGGATGTAGAGAAAAAACACATGCTTGCTGTGCATATGTTCACCATATCGCCAGGTACAACTATATTGAATAAGAGCAAAGGTATATGATTCTCTGTACTTTTATAACTTGAAGTGATGTTTGCCACTTTGCAttgaaaataaattataatacaATCTGAATATTACTTGCAATCAATATGCTCGATAAGTACTTTGTTGCCTTTTCTACCAAACCTATTTTATTTTCCTATTCAAGCagactttttttttgcagttCTATGGTTCACTCTAATTTCGACGCAAGCTTGACCGGACCTTCATGGTGCATGCCAACAGGTCGTCATGAGCTTGCTTGTTATATGTCAGTAGTTCTTAGATCTTGTGATTGCTGCGGCTCCAAGTTTGAGTCTCtaattcttcaatcttcttgaTCATTTGGCAGCAACGAAAACTACCTTGGATCCTACTACTGCAGCTCAATTTGAGGATGACAAAGCAATCATGTGAGGCCCTAATTCTTCTTCATATTAAAAAGTTTCTGATGCCTATGTTTGTGCTTACCTGATTTGTTTAAGCCATTTGATTGCTATGTGAAATAACTCTCTGTCTTACCTCATCTGGTATCCTTGCAGTAAATTCTTTTAAGCTAAAGGGCTCCTGCAATGCATTTGGTACTATGCTTGGTCTCATGGAAGTAAAATGTGAAATTAGTTTTCATTTTCTCATACAATTCAGAGAGGATCTAACTGGCTGGGAGAAGGCAGCCGTGTGGATGTTGATTATGTTTTAAGCGTTGCCCCGGTGAGTCCTTTTCTTAATACCTTTTGTTCCTGGTGTTTTGGTCAAGTTACATGTTCATGTTGTGCCATTTTCATCTTGCTTTTCAGGTGCTCTGTAGTTTGTATCTTTTTCTCACAACAAAATAAGTTTTTTAGTGAAACGTTACCATGTTTCTCCTTATTTAATTTTAGTTGTGCTATCACACTGAATATAGTTCTTTCACATGCACTGTAACATTGAACTATAAGAATTCTATTGTTAAATAATTTTGTATGTGTCTCTCAATAGTAAATTTGACTACTAAAGTCTTATTACTTGCATGTGGAATATAAAATGTATCTTCATTAGTGCATATTCTTTCATATTAATTAGTTATTTACATAAGGATTGCCTATTTAAAAGGTCTGTGTGCTTATTCTTAGTAAATACTACTCATTTTATATGGATAAATGTTATTTCTCCTGTAATGTTGAATTGAAAATAACTTCATGTGTATGTCAGCTTTTTGCTTGCCCTAGGAGCTTGTGACTTGCAGCTTCTACTACTTGATTCAATAACCTTGAATAACAAATGTTTTACTGATCTCTTTATATTTATGATAGGGTCTtgacgaggaggaagaggttTGAGATGTTGGATGAGAAATGGCTAATGGTGGTGGCTATCATTCATAAAACTAAAGTAGAGCTTGTCGTTATGAGTGCTATATTTGTAGCAAAAAAACTTTAACGTTACTTTAATGGTAAACCATGATGATAGCTAGGAGACTTCATCCATCGGAGGACATGTATCAAATACTTGGTGTAAATCTGCTGAAATATAGTGATTTTCTATTTCTTGGATTATGTGTACCATGCAAACTCCACTTATGAAATTCCCATTCTACATTGCCATGGTGATTCGTTTATTagtttatattatattatattatattagatTCGATTTCTATGAACTtaacaaatatttttcaaatttttagtaGTCATTTGATACAAtccaattatttttatataatgtTTCTTTAAATATGTGCTTGTGTCACGTGCACTTCCACTAGTATGTACAGTATATGTTTGCTTTCCCGGCTCCACGCATGCAGTcgatcttttttattttgttttgaaagaTCCGGCTAAACCGGCTTATAAATATATTAATAAGGAGGAAGCAAGTACATGCAGTCGATCTGATCTCGTCCTTCCTCCACATGGTGATATACGTACAATCTGATGCCAGCTACCTAGCCAGCTAATAATAACAGCAGCTAGCAAGTTGCCAATGTTAAAAGCAATGTCAATCCTCTGATTGATTTTATTGGAGGAAGtatctatcttttttttctacATCCGCCCATCCCAAATTACAATTCTTTTTAACTTTTCTGGATGTATATATTTTACTACGCATCTAGACATGCAcaatgtctagatacatagcaaaaactaGACAGGTTGGCGCGCTATGCGCGCCTATACCTAAAAGATTGGCATAAagtaataatgaaaaaaatgttATCTCTGTTATGTTCAAAGCAACATCGTATCGACGCATTGAAGCAAATATAAAACTTACATTAAATCGGAATAGTAGTTCAGAGTTTGAGAGCGTGGCAATTACATGTATTGTAGTATAGAGGTACACATTACTTTTGTTAGGGATTCACTATTTTTTTGTGTTAGTAGGTATAATTGATGGATTAGTGTACATTGAATATTGCTTTTggtaaggaaaaaaaagagataagaTTAGCAATGAATGAATAATTTgattatattttgcgagttgATGAAGTGAAGCAAAGTCCAGAAAGCAGTAGGGTTACCATATGTGAAAGTAATTTACAAAGTCtagttattatttatatatatatatatatataaataattaaatatattttatgttTTCAAATAATAGAAGAAacataattttttgaaaaagataaaGAGACTCATTCAATAGAGCCCTGGTCCCATGTGGATCTTTTCTGAAAAGTACGTGGGACCCCATGAACAGTGAATAGTATGTGGTCCCACCTGATAGTATGGGTCCCACCTAAAGAgtacgtgggtcccacatgGATTCCACCAGAATAGTACATGGGTCCCACCGAAAGAgtacgtgggtcccacatgGGTCCCGCATGAACAttatgtgggtcccacgtgaggTCAAGGTATGGGTCCCACCTAAATagtacgtgggccccacgtTAAGAGTACGTGGATCCTGCATGAATAGTACATGGGTCCCATGTGGGGCCACAGCTCATGAGAGGGCTCAAAATCTTGGCCCGTTAGTATATGTTATAGATTATATATTAAAAAATGAATTGTAATTTTGAACAAAAAGAGTACTTATGGATCGTGTATCACTAGAAACTAGGGCGCACCGTTGGTGCGCCAGCTTGAGCTGATCCAGTGGATTTCTTGTGATAGTATTAGTGCAAGCTATGTTTGGAGGTGGAAACGGTATACAATGGACATGGAGAGGGGGATTAATGAATCGAGGTTGCAGTTTgtgaattttataaatagaactTAGTTTGTAACTATTGGAGAGTACAAGAGGTAGGAAGACTTTGTAAGATGTGGAGATCTTAGTTATAGGTTTGTGATTTTTGTAAATTGTATTGTAAATAGAATTTAGGTTGTAACTGTAGAGAGGGAATATGTTGTATTGAATAAGGAGGTGGTATTTGGAGCAATGGTGAATATATCGTGTATGGTATATTACTTATGATTCAATGGGTATTGGTAACTGTTGTACATTTTATTTTTGGAAATAACTAAGGCAAACAAATTATAATAATTGATTGTACATTTTTATTAAGGAATGAAGGTAGTGCAATTG
The Panicum virgatum strain AP13 chromosome 6N, P.virgatum_v5, whole genome shotgun sequence genome window above contains:
- the LOC120679793 gene encoding DNA-binding protein EMBP-1-like — encoded protein: MDFWSASPAVQEEASRGLALARRDSVTQLVERELKRERQKQSNRESARRSRLRKQVV